In Thunnus thynnus chromosome 17, fThuThy2.1, whole genome shotgun sequence, the genomic window CCCTATGACTACCCAATGATCAGTCAGGGTGAAATCACTGTCAAAAGCATCAATGATGTGGAGGAGTTCATTGCAACagatgtaaaaaacaaaaaaagaaaaaaatattttagttaaATAGATATTGCATGCTTAAGATAACTGGGGAAATGTTTCAAATACCAATAACATTACCTCATGTACAATGTAGACTGCTATTGACATCTTGGGTTTCACTGCTGAGGAGAAGATGGGCATCTACAAGCTGACTGGTGCTGTGATGCATCATGGCAACATGCATTTCAAACAGAAGCAGCGTGAGGAGCAGGCTGAACCTGATGGCACTGAGGGTAATTCTGATAGATATCTTTTAGGAAATCTACCAAGGGTTAGTATGTAACATATTTCTAAACATGTTTCAGTTCACAGATAACTaaaggtttgtttttccatcagtgGCTGATAAAATCGCCTACCTTCTGGGCCTGAACTCAGCTGATATGTTGAAAGCTCTGTGCTACCCCAGGGTCAAGGTCGGAAATGAGATGGTGACCAAAGGTCAGACTGTGCCACAGGTAAGATAAAGAAAAtttaatgtttgaaaaaaaagaaataaaagggcaatatttgcattttgacaTGAAATATGATTCTGAAAAATCCTcattctaaaatgtttttttctaggTCAACAATGCTGTCAGTGCTCTGTGCAAGTCTAtctatgagaaaatgttctTGTGGATGGTCATCCGTATCAATGAAATGCTGGACACAAAGCAGCCAAGACAATACTTCATTGGAGTGTTGGATATCGCTGGATTTGAGATCTTTGATGTGAGTAGCTGAAAAGAAGAGCAATTCAAAGATCAACAATATTTTGACATGCAATTGAATACATTCATGTAATTGCAGTTCAACAGCTTGGAGCAACTCTGCATCAACTTCACCAATGAGAAACTGCAACAGTTCTTCAACCACCACATGTTTGTCCTGGAGCAAGAGGAGTACAAGAAAGAAGGAATTCAATGGGAATTCATTGACTTTGGTATGGACTTGGCTGCCTGCATTGAGCTTATTGAGAAGGTAAGTAGTCAATCAGGTCAAAGTGATTTCTTGATTCATGTGCAAATGTTTGCTTCCACGGTTTAAATTTTTACCATGAAATCTATTTTCTTCCTCAGCCAATGGGCATCTTCTCCATCCTTGAAGAGGAGTGCATGTTCCCCAAGGCCTCTGACACAACTTTCAAGAACAAGCTGCATGATCAGCATCTTGGAAAGACCAAGGCCTTTGAGAAGCCAAAACCTGCAAAGGGCAAGCCTGAGGCTCACTTCTCTCTGGTTCACTACGCTGGTACAGTGGACTACAATATCAGTGGCTGGTTGGACAAGAACAAGGACCCCCTGAATGACTCAGTTGTCCAGCTCTACCAGAAGGCCTCAAACAAACTTCTGGCCTTCCTGTATGCAACCCACGGTGCAGCTGATGGTGAGAAATTAGATTGATCAGAGTGATCAGAAACTGAGTATCAGTACaaacaatatgttttttctgtggTGTCAGAAACAACTTACATTTCTTGAACACAATTTTCAGAACTATTTTCTACTACTAATTGCACAAGAAAGTGAAATACGTCGTTGAGGTTGCGCATTTGATATTGGCTATTAGCAGATAATCAGTAGCAATTTATGATGTAAGTTTGCTGTAAGTTTGTAGAAGAAACTGTGTCTGTTACATTTGGTTCAGGCCTAGTATAACGCTGATGACTATTCTGTCGTAGTATATTCATGCATGGTACTTAATCAAAAAATACCCTTCCATACAGAAGAAAAGAGATTCCACAAAGTGATCAATTTAGTACcattgattaaattaaatttttgtgAAAACAGAGGCTGCTGGTGGCGGCAAAAAGGGTGGAAAGAAGAAGGGTGGTTCCTTCCAGACTGTGTCTGCTCTTTTCAGGGTATgtattgtttcatatttttggatACCAATTAAAAGCCACATCTTGAAATACTTTTGACCATTTATCTTGTGTTGTTGACCCACAGGAGAACTTGGGCAAGCTGATGACCAACTTGAGGAGCACTCACCCTCATTTTGTCCGTTGCCTGATTCCTAATGAATCAAAGACCCCAGGTTAGAAGCACATAGCCCAGCTTTGCACACTAAATGTGACATAGtgattaaaagaaatatttgaaacagtATGAGTTTGCAACTTTCAGGTCTTATGGAGAACTTCTTGGTCATCCATCAGCTGAGGTGTAATGGTGTGCTGGAAGGCATCAGAATCTGCAGAAAGGGCTTCCCCAGCAGAATCCTCTACGGTGACTTCAAGCAGAGGTGATGCAATTTTTAATATAAGCAAGTCAAGTTAAATTTCAGCTGAGTTTAAACAGCCGGCCAAGATGTGTTGTTATTGTAAGTAACAACATAATTTTCTCTTGTAGATACAAAGTATTGAATGCCAGCGTCATCCCTGAGGGACAGTTCATTGACAACAAGAAAGCTTCAGAGAAGCTGCTAGGCTCCATTGATGTGGATCACACTCAGTACAAATTTGGGCACACTAAGGTTAATTTCTATCAACAATATCAATAGATATGCCATGTACATATGTCTTTTTGTACCAATTTGTGCCGATGACTGAGTTCCTTCAAACAACCACACAGGTGTTCTTTAAAGCTGGTCTGCTGGGTCTgctggaggagatgagagatgagAAACTGGCTGCTCTGGTGACCATGACTCAGGCTCTCTGCAGAGGATATGTCATGAGGAGGGAGTTTGTTAAGATGATGGAGAGGAGGTAGGATTATCATATAGTACACTGAAATGTCCTGACCAATAAAATAgattacagctgtttttattaaatcacattacagtaaaaatgacaCTTTATATTAATTTTCCAGAGAATCCATCTATTCTATCCAGTATAATATCCGTTCATTCATGAATGTGAAAAATTGGCCATGGCTGAAACTGTACTTCAAGATCAAGCCTCTTCTGAAGAGTGCTGAGACTGAGAAGGAGCTGATGAACATGAAGGAGAACTATGAGAAGATGAAAACAGATCTGGCTGCTGCCCTGGCCAAGaagaaggagctggaggagaagatGGTTTCCCTGCTGCAGGAAAAGAATGACCTGCAACTGCAAGTGGCTTCTGTAAGTAGGATACATCCACACTACACTAATTGAATACTGTTGCTAACATTTTCATCTATTTGAAATTTAAAGAGGCCAGATACTCTTCTGGTCACCTTCGATGTGCCTGACCAAAACATGTAGATTGACaaatattaatgaatatattaaaaatatataattattttttagtaTCCTGAAAATATTCAGGTACATTCAGAGAATACCTAACTTATTAACTTACTGCATGTTCAAAATAAATTGTAGGAAGTTGAGAACCTCTCAGATGCTGAGGAAAGGTGTGAAGGTCTGATTAAGAGCAAGATCCAACTCGAGGCCAAACTCAAAGAGACAGCTGAGAGActggaagatgaagaggaaatcaATGCTGAGCTGACTGGCAAGAAGAGGAAGCTGGAGGATGAATGCTCTGAGCTGAAGAAAGATATTGATGACTTGGAGCTCACCTTGGCTAAAGTGGAGAAGGAGAAACATGCAACTGAAAACAAGGTTGGAATCATTTTAAACctatatttataaaaaataaataaataaataaataaataaagagaaagtaTATGAAATTACCTTTCAAACATATAAAGTGATGGAAATAACGCACCTTGCCTGACACTTTCAGGTGAAAAACCTGACAGAGGAGATGGCATCTCAAGATGAGTCTGTTGCCAAGTTAACCAAGGAGAAGAAAGCCCTCCAAGAGGCTCACCAGCAAACACTGGACGATCTCCAGGCAGAGGAGGACAAAGTCAACACTCTGACCAAGGCCAAGACAAAGCTGGAACAGCAAGTGGACGATGTGAGAAAACCTTGCTTTTAATAACATGTTTGTATTGTTAGCTTGTGTGTTAGAATTGACATTCCATGATAAAAAATCAAAGCATTATTTCATGTCAACATCATAATATTATCTCAAAAGCTGGAGGGATCACTGGAGCAAGAGAAGAAGCTCCGTATGGATCTTGAGAGAGCCAAGAGGAAGCTTGAGGGAGATCTGAAACTGGCCCAGGAATCCATAATGGATCTGGAGAATGACAAGCAGCAATCTGAGGAGAAAATCAAGAAgtaagttttctttttcatctttaaccCTTACATTGAACTATTgccataatgcaacacaatgACCCTGAGTCAAAACTAAAACTTTAACAGCAATaactgttttttcctcttctagGAAGGAGTTTGAGACCAGCCAGCTGCTCAGCAAGATTGAGGATGAACAGTCTCTTGGTGCTCAACTTCAGAAGAAGATCAAGGAACTGCAGGTTCGTACTGGACATGAATACTCAGagtgaaaaaaaactgttttacagTATGTTCCAGTCAACAAGCCTTCTTGATATTACTATCATCAAACTTAGGCACGTATTGAGGAGCTGGAAGAAGAAATTGAGGCTGAGCGGGCTGCTCGGGCTAAGGTGGAGAAGCAGAGGGCTGACCTCTCCAGGGAACTTGAGGAGATCAGTGAGAGGCTTGAGGAAGCTGGTGGAGCAACAGCCGCTCAGATTGAGATGAACAAGAAGCGTGAGGCTGAGTTCCAGAAGCTGCGCCGTGACCTTGAAGAGTCAACCCTGCAGCATGAAGCTACCGCATCAGCTCTCCGCAAGAAGCAAGCCGACAGTGTTGCAGAGCTGGGAGAGCAGATTGACAACCTCCAGCGTGTCAAACAGAAGCTTGAGAAGGAGAAGAGTGAGTACAAGATGGAGATTGATGACCTCTCCAGCAACATGGAAGCTGTTGCTAAATCCAAAGTGAGTATTTTGTTTATAACTGAAATATTTGCCTTTTTGTTATGCTTAGAAATATTAACTATAATGGATAAATATGGCAGTAGCTTTCAACTTAGATAAATGCTCAACATTTGCTTtgttcatgtaaatgtttttaaatacatcatgttttgtttttgataggGCAACTTGGAAAAAATGTGCAGAACTCTTGAGGACCAGCTGAGTGAGCTGAAGGCCAAAAATGATGAGAATGTGCGCCAGCTGAATGACATAAATGCACAGAGGGcaagactgcagacagagaatggTGAGTCACTTGTGATAAAAAGTACTTATAAAAACCAATAATGATCATTTTGATGAATAACACATTTACTTTTTATCATTCAGGTGAGTATTCCCGCCAGATTGAGGAGAAAGACGCTCTTGTTTCCCAGCTGACCAGAGGCAAGCAGGCTTACACTCAGCAAATTGAGGAGTTGAAGAGACACATTGAAGAGGAAGTGAAGGTATAACAAGTTTACATGTTACTATACATTGTACTTTTATTAGCTTTTAAGGGGTGAATTGAGTCCTCCTTTTCAAATGTAGTCAGTCATCCGTTTCTCCACATTCACCTAGCACTTACTACTAAACCACCAGATCTCCTGCCTGttatgcatgaaaaaaaaagttcatgtAACATGTCATCCGACCATGttagaaagcaaaaaaagagcttgagagagaaattCAAACATATGCTTAATTTCCATATTACCATTTAACTGATCAGTCTTGTCTTTTATGACTTAAGCACCTCCCTCTAACACACCAGCTTCTCCTTCCACATCCAAGCACCTTCCACCTGAATTCCTGGATTCTAAGTCTCACATACTACACTAAATTGCGAATCTGATATACGTTCAAGTAAATTATCCAAAACtgactgatgaaaaatgactcagtTAACATTTTCCACCATGACAAATTATGTATTTAAACAAGATTTAGataatatttatatacttaATAGATCAATTAAAATGCCTCTTGCCATTTTCATCAGGCCAAGAATGCCCTGGCCCATGGTGTTCAGTCAGCCCGCCATGACTGTGAACTGCTCAGAGAGCAGTTTGAGGAGGAGCAAGAGGCtaaagctgagctgcagcgTGGAATGTCCAAGGCTAACAGCGAAGTGGCTCAGTGGAGAACCAAATATGAGACTGATGCTATCCAGCGCactgaggagctggaggaggccaAGTACGTCACTACCTTTTCAGAGTTTAAAATAGCTATCAATTCAAGTCCAGTTACACATTCCAGATATTTTGCTATGAATTTGCAATtaagtacacaaacacaaccaaTACTTCTTCACTACAGGAAAAAGCTTGCCCAGCGTCTGCAGGATGCTGAGGAGTCCATTGAGGCCGTGAACTCAAAGTGTGCCTCTTTGGAGAAGACCAAGCAGAGGCTACAGGGTGAGGTGGAGGACCTCATGATTGATGTAGAGAGAGCTAATGCTCTGGCTGCAAACCTTGACAAGAAACAGAGGAACTTTGATAAGGTAAGAGGAAATCAAAACCACACTGATttgagtgaaaaacaaatctctCTTACTAAATTAATCAATGTTATTCATCTATATCATTCTAGGTCCTTGCAGAatggaaacagaaacatgaggAGAGCCAGGCAGAGCTTGAAGGAGCCCAGAAGGAGGCTCGCTCTCTCAGCACTGAACTGTTCAAGATGAAGAACTCTTACGAGGAGACTCTGGATCACCTGGAGACcatgaagagagagaacaagaaccTGCAGCGTATGTCAATCCCacaatattttatgtaactgttatAGTGACAGTAAGGCTTTTTCCTTGACCTCTATAGGTGTAGGTCATGAGGTTTTGTGGTGTTAAAACCTAATTTTCTAGGTATAATGTATACAGCATATTTTAAGTTTCTCTTAACTGGATTTTGGCTTTTGGTGTACTACAGAGGAGATCTCAGACCTGACTGAACAGATTGGTGAGACCGGAAAGAGCATCCATGAGCTGGAGAAAGCCAAGAAGACTGTGGAGACCGAGAAGATTGAAATTCAGTCAGCACTGGAGGAAGCAGAGGTAAAAATCTAAATTACAATATTAGACAACTTATTGGATAAAATACAAAAGTATTTATGTAATGGcatgtattcatttgattttttctgtaattttcctGCGAAAGACTGGTAACGTTTAGGTACATGTTCAATTTTTTCATTTAGGGCACACTGGAGCATGAGGAATCCAAGATTCTCCGTATTCAGCTTGAGCTTAACCAGGTCAAAGGTGAGGTTGACAGGAAACTTGCAGAAAAGGACGAGGAGATGGAGCAGATCAAGAGGAACAGCCAGAGGGTGATTGACTCCATGCAGAGCACTCTCGATGCTGAGGTCAGGAGCAGGAATGATGCCCTGAGAGtcaagaagaagatggagggaGACCTGAATGAGATGGAGATTCAGCTGAGCCATGCCAACAGGCAGGCTTCTGAATCCCAGAAACAACTGAGGAATGTCCAGGGACAGCTCAAGGTGAGCTTTGTCTGATCAATGGATAAACAAATGTTGAAGAGCAAAGGAAgttaactctttttttctccacatatTGTCAGGATGCCCAACTGCACCTTGATGATGCTGTCAGAGGACAGGAAGACATGAAGGAGCAGGTTGCCATGGTGGAGCGCAGAAATTGCCTGATGGTGGCTGAGATTGAGGAGCTGAGAGCCGCTctggagcagacagagagaggacgcAAAGTGGCTGAACAGGAGTTGGTTGATGCTAGTGAACGTGTTGGACTGCTTCACTCTCAGGTTTATGTTCAATAATTCAGAATGTCTTTCTACAGAATGACTAGACTATATATACAGACTTTGTTATACATAACAAATTTCAAttaaatgtaacttttttaATATCCAGAACACCAGTCTTCTGAACACCAAGAAGAAGCTGGAGTCTGACCTTGTGCAGGTTCAAGGTGAAGTGGATGATGCTTTTCAGGAATCAAGAAATGCTGAGGAGAAAGCCAAAAAGGCTATCACTGATGTGAGTTTATGTTTATGAGTCTTCCTTTTATAAAGTTCAACTTCACCTCACCGAATACTTGTTCATGCTTGATGCCCATCATTTCAGGCTGCCATGATGGCCgaggagctgaagaaggagCAGGACACCAGTGCTCAcctggagaggatgaagaagaaccTGGAGGTCACAGTCAAGGACCTGCAGCACCGTCTGGATGAGGCTGAGAACCTCGCCATGAAGGGCGGCAAGAAGCAGCTCCAGAAACTGGAGTCAAGGGTATGCTCATAATATATTCGCTTCAGGATATTAATCTCACTTTCAATATGTGGAATAAATTAAAACTTCCTCACTACTAAAATTCCTCTACAAGGTTTTGATAAACTGTGCAACATTGCATTACAGGTCCGTGAACTGGAATCTGAAGTTGAAGCCGAGCAGAAACGTGGAGCTGATGCTGTTAAGGGAGTCCGCAAATATGAGAGGAGAGTGAAGGAGTTGACTTACCAGGTAATATCTGATTTAACTAAAAACTATCCTGATGtcttaatttcataattttctttctttactccATCAATAACACTCTTTTTTTGCATAGACTGAGGAAGACAAGAAGAATGTGCATAGACTTCAGAATCTGGTTGATAAGCTGCAGCTCAAAGTGAAGGCTTACAAGAGACAGGCTGAGGAGGCTGTGAgtcaaatgttttgtaatttttcatatAGGAATGTAGCACAaatcaataacagaaagaaagcaTACTAATATgatgtaatattaaaaaatatgacataCTTCAACTCCAAACTCTTAACAGGAGGAGCAGGCCAACACTCACATGTCCAGGTTCAGGAAGGTCCAGCATGAGCTGGAGGAAGCTCAGGAGCGCGCTGACATCGCTGAGTCCCAGGTCAACAAGCTGAGAGCCAAGAGCCGTGATCATGGAAAGGTAACCAAgtgataatattttaaatatattattacatgGGCATCTTAATTTAATGGAGTTAATTATGTTCATTTATGAGCTTAATATTTTtataccattttttttaaaattgtaagaatacatgctgatttttttttcttgttttctttctagtCTGATGTTGCTGAATAAGAGACATCCTTTTGGTACCTTTCGACAGagttcataaaatatgaacTAGCTGTTGAATTGTCTTCTTACAATGTATTCattcaataaagtttttttcctcataattTAATCATATTTAGTCTGTATTATTTACTCTCTAGTTTCTCTGTAAGTCACACTTGAGCACACAGTGTTCAACACAGTAGGAAGGTTTAACTTGTGGCAGTACACCTCTTACCTAGTTGGTTGGATGGGGAGGTCTTTCAGTTCAACATTAACATGAGTCATACCGAAATGGTAATGTCCGGTAAAATGACACCGTCTTCCGCTTAGCATCACTTTTTGGAAGAGTGATAGCAGTGTCAGTTTCAAGCTTAAAAGACACCTTCACATTTCATAGAGTCAGAATTTAAGAGGCATAAATACAGCATAATAGGCAAAATATAACTTTCAGAGCCACAATTAATTCCCATTATCATGTCAATTATCCAAAGCAATGGATAGTGAGCTTTTTCACCATGtaattaacaaaaacatgttcAGTATTCTATATAACATAGAgttaaagattttatttaaggATACAGATTGTGTTTGATGTGTCTCTTACCTGGTCATTATGTAGAGCCGAGCCCTTTCATTCCCCCCCATTTGTCTGAACCTTCACCTAcatgaattatgtttttttggggaaaatttatttatttatttgttttaattaagatCTATCACAATCTGCACCTCAGTCCCTCTCTGCAGCCACAGTCTCTCATCCCCAGCCCTCTGCAttactctctgtctctgtctccactCCCTACTCAACTCTCCCAGGCCATGTTTTTTCCTCCAACTCCCCAGACCTGTTGTCCTCAAGCTGTCCATCAGATGCCCTCTTTTCCCCATTTCCCCTGCTGTTACCTGGCCTACTACGCTCACTCCTCACCTGCAGTCACTCAATTCATGTACTGGCCCAGATCCTTTGTTCCTTTGTCAGatctttgttgttgtcatgttgCTTTTTGTCAGTGCTCTCAAGCTGTTGTTTTTGGTAACCTGGGCCTGCACCATTTCTGCACCTGTTTGCCTGCCTGGCTTAACTTTTCCATATCTCATCCCTGCAATTATGTGGATTTAATACCACTGCTGTTTGGAGAGTTTGGACCTGCCACCCATGTCTTTAAGCTTTTGTATCTTCACTTACTCACAATAAACTCACTGAACTGCTCCTGTCCTACCTCTATAGTCTGCATTTAGTTCCTTCCTTTGCGGCCTCATACACAccactcatatatatatatgtcccCTGTTCTTGAGCTGCAGTAGTCCCCTGCTCCTGGGCTGCAGCAGTCACCAGGTCCTGTCCTTCATTGTGCTGCAGCAATCTACTGAGCCTGAGCTGCAGCTGTCACCAGTTtctgagctgcagctgtcttTTGTGGCTGTTCTTCAGCAGCCTCCTGTTTCCCTGGCTCCACCGGCTCATCTGCCTATCTCCCAGCTCACACAGTCTGCTCAGCAGCCTGTTCCTGAGCTATCAGTTGTCTCAGCCAACACCCTGCCAGATCTTCAGCTGTCGGCCACATCTGTCAACATCCTTCCAGACCTCCAGTTGGCAGTCCTTGCTGATGTCCAGCCAGACCACTAATCAGCTGTCTTCGCAAACACCCAACCAGACCTCCAGCTACCTGCCTCCTGCTCTGCACTCCAGTGGTGTGCCTGTCTTGCACCCTGCCCGGACCCTCAGCTGTCAATTGTCGGCCTCCTAAATACAACAGAGACtttttaacagatttttctGTGTTCTTGGCTGATATTATGCCGGGTCCTTATCATTGGAGATTGtaatattcatgtgttttgcCCTGAAAACCCTTTGGTCAGGACTTTTTAAACATCATTGACTCTTTTAATCTTGTGCAGTCTGTACTTGGACCTACACATGAACATGGTCACACACTTGATCTTGTTTTATCTCATGGTTTGCCTGTTTTTAACCTGGAGATCTGTAAAGCTTTTTTCTCTGATCATATGCCTGTACTGTTtgaagctgctgtttgctgtcaAACAGTTAAACCTTGCGCTGCTGCTCGCACATGTCCAGTTATTAACCCTTCCACTGCTGCTCACTTCTCAGATGCCTTCAGTCAAAACTGCATCATGCCTGAATCTGTGTATGAGGATACAGAGGCTCTTAATTCATGGTTTCTCGACATCTGTCAAACTGCCACAGACATTGCGGCTCCATTAAAGACCAGACAGTATAAAACTTAATCGGAGGCAGAGCCCTGGCTGAATGAAACAACCCGTGCTGTCAGGTAGGATTGTCGTAGACCTGAGCAAAAGTTGAAAAAGGACAAATTGCAAGTGTCTTTTCAAATGTTGTGGGATTACTGGCGTCATTACCAATCCACTGTGAAAGAGGctagaagaaaatatttttctgatattgtCCTGTTAAACTGCCACAAGCCTcgtgtgttgtttaaagtgatCAACTCTGCTCTGAATGCACCACAGACTGTTGGAATTGAGGCCTTCTTCACTGACAAAGTCACTTCTACCAGAGCACTTATTTCACCTCTTGCCATTGACCCTTCAGTGTCTGTCCCCTGCTCTGCTGGGAGCTTGTTTGAACCTGTGACCCTGCCCTTTGTTCAGGAGATTGTTGGTCATTTGAAGCCCTCAGGTTCTCCAGATGAAactgtccctccctccctccctttttaaGGAGGCTTTCCAGACTGTTGGACCATCTTTTCTCACAGTTATTAATAGCAGTCTGTCCTCTGGACTGGTTCctgttcattttaaacatgCCGTGCAACCTTTGTTAAAAAAACCTGGGCTGGATCCTACTGTTTTGGCAAATTTCAGGCCTATCTCTAAATTGCCTTTCCTTTCTAAAATCTTAGAAAAGGTTGTCTATTCTCAGCTCATGgactttttaaataaacaaaatattcttGAGACATTCCAATCCGGTTTTAAAACATTGCACAGCACTGAATCAGCGCttttaagagtttttaatgAAATCTTTTTAGCTACTGACTCTGGTCACTGTGTTGTCCTTGTACCTTTAGATTTGACTGCAGCTTTTGATACAGTGGACCATGAAATCCTGATGGCTCGTTTGGAGAAGTGGGTGGGCATCAGTGGCACAGCACTTGAATGGTTCAGGTCCTACCTGTCACATCGAACCTTCTGTGTCAGCCTTGATGAGTCTGTGTCCTCCGCTGCTCCCCTCTCATGTGGGGTACCACAGGGCTGTGTGCTTGGCCctcttttattttccctctATCTACTCCCACTTGGTTCAATTCTCAGGAAACATGgcatttcttttcattgctatgtGGATGACAGTCAGATCTATGTCCCCCTAAAAAAGTCAGACTCCTATAGTGTTAAGCCATTGCATGAGTGTTTACATGACATTAAAGCCTGGATGTCTCTAAACTTCctaaattttaatgaaaaaaagacagaagtcATGGTCTTTAGTGGCACTTCTGTGACCCCCCTGGTTGATCTGGGTTCTTTGGCACAGTATCACAAGCCAACTGTGCACAATCTGGGGGTAAAAGTGGACACAGACCTTAAATTTGACAGCCAGATTAAAGCTGTGGTGAAGTCAAGCTTCTTCCAGTTGAGGCAGCTGGCAAAAATTAAACCAGTCCTTCAAACACAGCACTTTGAGACAGTAATCCACGCCTTTGTGACCACTCGGCTGGATTACTGCAATGCACTTTGTATGAGGGTTAGTGCGTCCTCCATTGCTCGTCTTCAACTGGTGCAAAATGCTGCTGCACGTCTTTTAACTGGCACAAGCAAGTATGAGcacatttcacttattttagCTTCACTCCACTGCCTGCCCGTCcattttaggattcattttaaaattattttatttgcttttaaagcCTTAAATGGCCTAGCCCCACCTTAcctctctgagctgctgcaccTCTACACTCCCAGCCGCTCTCTCAGGTCAGCTGACCAGCTGCTCTTGACAGTGCCTAAAGCTAGGCTTAAGCTCAGAGGTGAACG contains:
- the LOC137168611 gene encoding myosin heavy chain, fast skeletal muscle isoform X1, encoding MSTDAEMECYGPAAIYLRKPERERIEAQTAPFDAKTAYFVADPAEMYLKGKLVKKEGGKATVDTDTGKTVTVKEDDIHPRNPPKFDKIEDMAMMTHLNEPCVLYNLKERYASWMIYTYSGLFCVVVNPYKWLPVYDAVVVGGYRGKKRIEAPPHIFSISDNAYQFMHTDRENQSILITGESGAGKTVNTKRVIQYFATIAAIGAKKSEPTPGKMQGSLEDQIVAANPLLESYGNAKTVRNDNSSRFGKFIRIHFGSSGKLASADIETYLLEKSRVTFQLSAERSYHIFYQLMTGHKPELLEGLLITTNPYDYPMISQGEITVKSINDVEEFIATDTAIDILGFTAEEKMGIYKLTGAVMHHGNMHFKQKQREEQAEPDGTEVADKIAYLLGLNSADMLKALCYPRVKVGNEMVTKGQTVPQVNNAVSALCKSIYEKMFLWMVIRINEMLDTKQPRQYFIGVLDIAGFEIFDFNSLEQLCINFTNEKLQQFFNHHMFVLEQEEYKKEGIQWEFIDFGMDLAACIELIEKPMGIFSILEEECMFPKASDTTFKNKLHDQHLGKTKAFEKPKPAKGKPEAHFSLVHYAGTVDYNISGWLDKNKDPLNDSVVQLYQKASNKLLAFLYATHGAADEAAGGGKKGGKKKGGSFQTVSALFRENLGKLMTNLRSTHPHFVRCLIPNESKTPGLMENFLVIHQLRCNGVLEGIRICRKGFPSRILYGDFKQRYKVLNASVIPEGQFIDNKKASEKLLGSIDVDHTQYKFGHTKVFFKAGLLGLLEEMRDEKLAALVTMTQALCRGYVMRREFVKMMERRESIYSIQYNIRSFMNVKNWPWLKLYFKIKPLLKSAETEKELMNMKENYEKMKTDLAAALAKKKELEEKMVSLLQEKNDLQLQVASEVENLSDAEERCEGLIKSKIQLEAKLKETAERLEDEEEINAELTGKKRKLEDECSELKKDIDDLELTLAKVEKEKHATENKVKNLTEEMASQDESVAKLTKEKKALQEAHQQTLDDLQAEEDKVNTLTKAKTKLEQQVDDLEGSLEQEKKLRMDLERAKRKLEGDLKLAQESIMDLENDKQQSEEKIKKKEFETSQLLSKIEDEQSLGAQLQKKIKELQARIEELEEEIEAERAARAKVEKQRADLSRELEEISERLEEAGGATAAQIEMNKKREAEFQKLRRDLEESTLQHEATASALRKKQADSVAELGEQIDNLQRVKQKLEKEKSEYKMEIDDLSSNMEAVAKSKGNLEKMCRTLEDQLSELKAKNDENVRQLNDINAQRARLQTENGEYSRQIEEKDALVSQLTRGKQAYTQQIEELKRHIEEEVKAKNALAHGVQSARHDCELLREQFEEEQEAKAELQRGMSKANSEVAQWRTKYETDAIQRTEELEEAKKKLAQRLQDAEESIEAVNSKCASLEKTKQRLQGEVEDLMIDVERANALAANLDKKQRNFDKVLAEWKQKHEESQAELEGAQKEARSLSTELFKMKNSYEETLDHLETMKRENKNLQQEISDLTEQIGETGKSIHELEKAKKTVETEKIEIQSALEEAEGTLEHEESKILRIQLELNQVKGEVDRKLAEKDEEMEQIKRNSQRVIDSMQSTLDAEVRSRNDALRVKKKMEGDLNEMEIQLSHANRQASESQKQLRNVQGQLKDAQLHLDDAVRGQEDMKEQVAMVERRNCLMVAEIEELRAALEQTERGRKVAEQELVDASERVGLLHSQNTSLLNTKKKLESDLVQVQGEVDDAFQESRNAEEKAKKAITDAAMMAEELKKEQDTSAHLERMKKNLEVTVKDLQHRLDEAENLAMKGGKKQLQKLESRVRELESEVEAEQKRGADAVKGVRKYERRVKELTYQTEEDKKNVHRLQNLVDKLQLKVKAYKRQAEEAEEQANTHMSRFRKVQHELEEAQERADIAESQVNKLRAKSRDHGKSDAAE